A part of Sulfurimonas sp. HSL-1716 genomic DNA contains:
- a CDS encoding GGDEF domain-containing protein — MNTKNKFLLMVTLMLAALATATIVNVGLNFREFAINAAVAKAKLTANIVKDGLTAHMVNHIMDKRKYFLNTITQNNEVKNLWIARGQNVIEQYGKGFSYENARDEIDREVLGSGKMVKKVTETPDTAELRITIPYIAQSTAQVSCLECHSVNDGAILGAISMEFDINSVRNASTLTIAKIFGINVIFIFIALLVLNHYIKPYMELFSNLRDGIKKAHSGDFSHRFETRVSGEGKDVAEQINTLFHKMQETFGEIKHSLSTFVTKSNLACSDPLFEAKIIIKELADIYKFKKTIELDDTKELVYERITTVLQTKYDIHNFSFYEIDRINKTREAIYISHKSYCNTNVDKNVNLCRAYRTDTDIISTDFPDLCTSCHHNESRYICIPFDISDEVSLTLNVVVDNASNFEDIAMSVSSIKNYIEAAKPVIESKILTDKLRDTTLRDGMTGLYNRRFLEQFIDKLAKQALRNDTKYSVLMLDIDYFKMVNDTYGHDMGDVVIKALSEVIRTSIREADLAVRYGGEEFVILLHNATPEGSLSVAQKIHDEFNKRKFNVNGEVIQKTISIGISQFPDDANSIWKAIKYADTALYYAKEHGRDQVIEFKQEMFEGEGDNF; from the coding sequence ATGAATACAAAAAATAAATTCCTCTTAATGGTTACTCTGATGCTCGCGGCTCTTGCTACGGCAACAATAGTCAATGTCGGCTTGAACTTTAGAGAGTTTGCCATAAATGCAGCCGTAGCTAAAGCAAAGCTTACCGCCAACATAGTCAAAGACGGTCTTACCGCCCATATGGTCAACCATATAATGGATAAGCGTAAATACTTTTTAAATACCATCACGCAGAACAACGAAGTCAAAAACCTTTGGATAGCCAGAGGCCAGAATGTCATCGAACAGTACGGCAAGGGTTTTAGCTACGAAAACGCCCGTGACGAGATAGACAGAGAGGTACTCGGATCCGGAAAAATGGTAAAAAAAGTAACGGAGACTCCCGACACTGCGGAACTTCGTATAACTATTCCATATATTGCACAAAGTACGGCACAGGTAAGCTGTTTGGAATGTCACAGTGTGAACGACGGGGCCATTCTCGGCGCGATCAGTATGGAGTTCGATATCAACAGCGTCAGAAACGCCAGCACTCTGACAATTGCAAAGATATTCGGTATCAACGTTATATTTATCTTTATCGCTTTATTAGTTCTAAACCATTATATCAAGCCTTATATGGAACTTTTCTCCAATCTAAGAGACGGAATCAAAAAAGCCCACAGCGGCGATTTCTCACATAGATTCGAAACGAGAGTCTCTGGAGAAGGAAAAGATGTCGCAGAACAGATCAATACTCTTTTTCATAAGATGCAGGAAACTTTCGGCGAGATAAAACACAGTCTTTCCACTTTTGTTACAAAATCGAATCTTGCATGTTCTGATCCTCTTTTTGAAGCGAAGATCATTATAAAAGAGCTCGCCGACATCTATAAGTTCAAAAAAACGATAGAACTTGACGATACAAAAGAGCTTGTCTATGAAAGAATCACCACCGTTTTACAAACGAAGTACGATATACACAATTTCTCCTTTTATGAGATCGACAGAATAAACAAGACCAGAGAGGCTATCTATATTTCTCATAAAAGCTATTGCAATACCAATGTAGACAAAAATGTGAATCTATGCAGGGCCTACCGAACCGATACGGACATAATCTCGACGGATTTTCCTGATCTTTGTACCAGCTGCCACCATAACGAAAGCAGATATATCTGCATCCCGTTTGATATAAGTGATGAAGTGTCGCTGACATTGAACGTCGTTGTCGATAACGCTTCGAATTTCGAAGATATTGCCATGAGCGTGTCAAGTATTAAAAACTATATAGAAGCCGCCAAACCCGTGATCGAATCCAAAATATTGACGGACAAGCTCAGAGACACGACCCTCCGCGACGGAATGACGGGTCTGTACAATAGAAGATTCCTAGAACAGTTTATTGACAAGCTGGCAAAACAGGCACTGAGAAACGATACGAAATACAGTGTCTTGATGCTTGATATCGACTACTTTAAGATGGTCAACGATACTTACGGACATGATATGGGAGATGTCGTCATAAAAGCTCTTTCAGAGGTTATAAGAACATCTATCAGAGAAGCCGATCTTGCCGTACGTTACGGAGGAGAAGAGTTTGTCATACTCTTACATAACGCTACTCCTGAAGGCTCATTGTCGGTCGCGCAAAAGATCCATGATGAGTTCAACAAAAGGAAATTTAACGTTAATGGAGAAGTGATACAAAAGACCATCAGTATCGGAATATCACAATTCCCGGATGATGCCAACTCTATCTGGAAAGCTATAAAATACGCGGATACGGCACTTTATTATGCAAAAGAACACGGCAGGGATCAGGTCATTGAATTTAAACAGGAAATGTTCGAAGGAGAAGGAGATAACTTCTAA
- the glmS gene encoding glutamine--fructose-6-phosphate transaminase (isomerizing), which produces MCGIVGYLGSKKTKDILLDGLQELEYRGYDSAGIAVLQNDDFSVYKAVGKLINLQEKASSFDPTGFAVGIGHTRWATHGKPTELNAHPHLGECSYVVHNGIIENYAVLKQTLQKNGAKFLSQTDTEVIVHLFEKELKSSASAFDAFTKTVSQLHGSFAILLVTKSEDKTIFFAKQGSPMIIGKDADSEKYFASSDTPLIGRCSEVIYLDDGDYGYVTPDEIAIFDKDSKKKTPYFSKLSTNKLSAQKSGFRFFMEKEIYEQSEVIVDTLTGRITDKEIHFEELDSRLFEGINEIKLCACGTSYHAALASSYLFERYAKIRVSVEIASEFRYKEPLLCKDTLFVVISQSGETADTLETLKMAKKAGLKTLVVCNVDNSSMVRLADASLLTRAGIEKGVASTKAFATQLVVLWMLSLYLAKIKSSLSSDEIARQISLLREVPGLLKIKEELHEKITRLSKRYLHGHGFFFIGRDVFYPLALEGALKLKEISYLHAEGYPSGEMKHGPIALADPELFTIALLPRHMLYEKNKSNVEELSARDSTICAISPVEFDKADDYVKTSDVKDYMLEFFEMMVIVQLLSMEIAIRLGNDVDMPRNLAKSVTVE; this is translated from the coding sequence ATGTGCGGAATTGTTGGATACTTAGGATCTAAAAAGACAAAGGATATTTTACTTGACGGATTGCAGGAACTTGAGTATCGCGGATACGATTCTGCAGGCATAGCCGTTTTACAAAACGACGACTTTTCGGTTTACAAGGCGGTCGGAAAACTTATAAATCTGCAAGAAAAAGCTTCATCGTTTGACCCGACGGGATTTGCGGTCGGAATAGGTCATACAAGATGGGCCACACATGGAAAACCGACAGAGCTAAACGCACATCCGCATCTAGGCGAATGCTCCTATGTAGTCCATAACGGTATCATCGAGAATTACGCCGTTTTAAAGCAGACCCTGCAGAAAAACGGTGCCAAATTTTTAAGCCAGACCGATACGGAAGTGATCGTGCATCTTTTTGAAAAAGAGTTAAAATCATCCGCATCCGCATTTGATGCCTTTACAAAAACGGTATCACAGCTTCACGGCTCTTTTGCGATCCTGCTCGTAACGAAATCCGAAGACAAAACCATCTTTTTTGCAAAACAGGGCTCGCCTATGATAATAGGCAAAGATGCCGATTCGGAAAAATATTTTGCCTCTTCGGATACTCCGCTCATCGGCAGATGCAGCGAAGTCATATATCTTGACGACGGCGATTACGGTTATGTCACACCCGATGAGATAGCCATCTTTGATAAGGACTCCAAGAAAAAGACTCCCTATTTTTCAAAACTCTCGACAAATAAACTCTCAGCTCAAAAAAGCGGTTTCAGATTTTTTATGGAAAAAGAGATCTATGAGCAGTCCGAAGTCATCGTAGACACACTGACAGGCCGCATAACCGACAAAGAGATACATTTTGAAGAACTTGACTCCCGGCTTTTTGAGGGGATAAACGAGATAAAGCTCTGCGCATGCGGCACCTCTTACCATGCAGCACTTGCTTCGAGCTATCTTTTTGAGAGATACGCAAAGATCAGGGTCTCCGTCGAGATCGCCAGCGAATTTCGATATAAAGAGCCTCTTTTATGCAAAGACACTCTCTTTGTGGTCATATCACAAAGCGGCGAGACGGCAGACACCCTTGAAACGCTTAAAATGGCAAAAAAAGCAGGACTCAAAACCCTTGTCGTGTGCAACGTGGACAACTCATCCATGGTACGCCTTGCGGATGCTTCCCTGCTGACCCGTGCGGGAATAGAAAAAGGTGTCGCATCGACAAAAGCGTTTGCAACGCAGCTTGTAGTGCTGTGGATGCTCTCGCTTTATCTCGCAAAGATAAAAAGTTCTCTTTCTTCCGATGAAATAGCCAGACAGATATCTCTGCTTCGCGAAGTACCGGGCTTATTAAAGATAAAAGAGGAACTGCATGAGAAGATAACCAGACTCTCCAAAAGATACCTTCACGGACACGGCTTCTTTTTTATAGGACGCGACGTATTTTATCCTCTCGCGTTAGAGGGTGCGTTGAAATTAAAAGAGATCAGTTATCTTCACGCAGAAGGATATCCTTCGGGAGAGATGAAACACGGACCTATCGCTCTGGCCGATCCAGAGCTTTTTACTATCGCCCTGCTTCCTCGGCATATGCTTTATGAAAAGAATAAAAGCAATGTCGAAGAGTTAAGCGCAAGAGATTCCACTATCTGCGCCATCAGTCCCGTCGAGTTCGACAAAGCAGACGATTATGTCAAGACATCGGATGTAAAAGACTATATGCTTGAATTTTTTGAGATGATGGTCATCGTGCAGCTTTTATCCATGGAGATCGCAATCAGACTCGGAAATGATGTAGATATGCCACGAAATCTGGCAAAAAGTGTTACGGTTGAATAA
- a CDS encoding HD domain-containing protein, with amino-acid sequence MDIILQIENTIENNGSDFELSKIFKQYIKEYKDSLSALFQKNQGKDFLVKHTNELDKIISLMYKTVLRRTFGIYVPMSTSIPITIVALGSYGREQLCVHSDIDLMILYSKCEGYNTDLIIEKFLYLAWDAGLKLGHRVHELGDLIKASREDITIKTAFMESRFITGSNFTWHGAQKELGKVRLDNQKEFILAKIDEATARRKKYPTSMQPNIKESIGGLRDSQLIFWIAKTIYDIRSLKDLSGTLFTDEEYNEYRVSLELLFRVRSALHLINNKQEDRLSLEQMPQVSHMLGFRNERKMATKLFQAQWRVNNFTQIFVKKMVRSYIVRTDNFKELKNSRLTKGIFLMENRLYASYNLKAQPIERLLDILISLPDRYYRYDSGFLHLFTYSIIQHPLKTKIYMQLKEIFKKNNSYCFLKLFYNAGILHQLISSFRKVMFLPQFDGYHHYPVDIHSIKCVQALESIKEPYIQDIYETLNMDEKLLLKISTLLHDTGKGRKQDHSEVGAKLIAQFARQLKFKDEHIDRAVTIVKHHVLMSNVAFRENIHHEETLYKFLSSIKDEKNLKLLYVLTYSDINGVGEDVYTSFNSKLLKELYINALEVSKQKKRISDATKRIQIEKRIKNSDQYATLSKIEQKKVLEIESNLFYLKHSPEEIIEIARQARKTEEFSFKVTNKTRLSIEIFRRVPLNISYLLASLSYLDVGSMDVFTLFNGVKYFKIEFSENIENDAIEQIEHIIENSFDMSKTINIKKPNIKKEEINMDCEHSQAYAELSIHTKNQRGLLAYIMDIFEQNSINVATAKVHSTKTKARDHFLIEKQSNMCNNVENLFKLLSEG; translated from the coding sequence ATGGACATCATACTTCAGATAGAAAATACGATTGAAAACAACGGCTCCGATTTCGAACTTTCAAAAATTTTCAAACAATATATAAAAGAATACAAAGATTCGCTTTCTGCCCTTTTTCAAAAAAACCAGGGAAAAGATTTTTTGGTCAAACACACCAATGAACTGGACAAGATCATCTCTTTGATGTACAAAACCGTTCTAAGACGCACTTTTGGCATCTATGTTCCGATGAGCACTTCCATCCCCATAACCATTGTGGCTCTTGGCAGTTACGGCCGCGAGCAGCTGTGTGTCCACAGCGACATCGACCTTATGATACTTTACTCGAAATGCGAAGGATACAACACCGATCTTATCATAGAAAAGTTTTTGTATCTGGCATGGGATGCGGGATTGAAACTCGGACACCGCGTCCATGAACTGGGAGACCTCATCAAGGCTTCCCGCGAAGATATCACCATTAAGACAGCTTTCATGGAATCACGTTTTATAACGGGTTCGAATTTTACGTGGCACGGTGCACAAAAAGAGCTGGGCAAGGTCAGACTGGATAATCAAAAAGAGTTTATTCTCGCAAAAATAGATGAAGCAACTGCCAGAAGAAAAAAATATCCGACATCCATGCAGCCAAACATTAAAGAAAGCATCGGCGGACTTCGCGACTCGCAGCTCATTTTTTGGATAGCCAAAACGATCTATGATATCCGCTCGCTCAAAGACCTCAGCGGAACACTTTTTACCGATGAGGAGTATAACGAGTATCGTGTTTCTCTTGAACTGCTTTTTCGCGTTAGAAGCGCTTTGCACCTTATCAACAATAAACAAGAGGACAGGCTTTCATTAGAACAGATGCCCCAAGTCAGCCATATGCTTGGATTTCGCAATGAACGAAAAATGGCGACAAAGCTCTTTCAGGCACAATGGCGCGTAAATAACTTTACACAGATATTCGTCAAAAAAATGGTCAGGTCCTATATAGTCCGTACAGATAACTTCAAGGAGCTGAAAAACTCCCGATTGACAAAAGGTATCTTTCTTATGGAAAACAGGCTGTATGCTTCATACAATCTCAAAGCCCAGCCGATAGAAAGACTTCTGGATATCCTTATATCCCTGCCCGACAGATATTATAGATACGATTCGGGATTTTTGCATCTTTTTACATACTCCATCATCCAGCACCCGTTAAAAACAAAAATATATATGCAGCTCAAAGAGATATTCAAAAAAAACAACAGCTACTGCTTTTTAAAACTCTTTTACAACGCGGGAATACTCCACCAGCTTATCAGCAGTTTCAGAAAAGTAATGTTTTTACCTCAGTTTGACGGGTACCACCACTATCCCGTAGATATTCACTCTATAAAGTGCGTACAAGCACTGGAAAGTATCAAAGAACCGTATATACAAGATATTTACGAAACGCTGAACATGGATGAAAAACTGCTTTTGAAAATATCCACACTGCTTCATGATACGGGAAAAGGAAGGAAACAGGATCACAGCGAAGTCGGCGCAAAACTTATCGCACAGTTTGCCAGACAGCTGAAGTTCAAAGATGAACATATTGACAGGGCCGTGACCATAGTCAAACACCATGTTCTTATGAGTAACGTCGCTTTTAGAGAAAACATACATCACGAGGAGACTCTGTACAAATTCCTCTCGAGTATAAAAGACGAAAAGAATCTGAAACTTCTATATGTTTTGACCTATTCGGATATCAACGGTGTCGGTGAAGATGTCTATACGTCGTTTAATTCAAAACTGCTCAAAGAACTCTACATAAATGCTCTTGAAGTCTCCAAACAAAAAAAGAGGATCAGCGACGCGACCAAGCGTATTCAGATAGAAAAACGCATAAAAAACTCCGATCAGTATGCGACGCTCTCAAAAATAGAGCAGAAAAAAGTTCTGGAGATAGAATCGAATCTCTTCTATTTAAAACACTCTCCTGAAGAGATCATAGAGATAGCAAGACAAGCCAGAAAAACAGAAGAGTTTAGTTTTAAAGTGACGAACAAAACAAGACTGAGCATAGAGATATTTAGACGGGTTCCGCTCAACATCTCCTATCTACTGGCGAGTCTCAGCTATCTGGATGTCGGTTCCATGGATGTCTTTACGCTCTTTAACGGAGTCAAGTATTTTAAAATAGAGTTTTCCGAAAATATCGAAAACGATGCCATTGAACAGATAGAACATATAATAGAAAATTCTTTTGATATGAGCAAGACCATAAATATTAAAAAACCAAATATTAAAAAAGAGGAGATAAATATGGACTGCGAGCATTCTCAGGCATATGCAGAATTAAGCATTCACACAAAAAACCAAAGAGGTCTCTTAGCCTATATTATGGACATTTTTGAGCAAAACAGTATCAATGTAGCAACTGCAAAGGTACATTCTACGAAAACTAAAGCGAGAGATCACTTTTTAATCGAAAAACAAAGCAATATGTGCAATAATGTTGAAAATCTTTTTAAGTTACTAAGTGAGGGATAG